The window CCCATCACCGCTCCCCGAGGTCTCACACATCCACGTTACTGGCGAGTCAACTTACCGGTACGTAAGGAAATATCAATGCTTGGGCAAGACTGCGAGGCTCGGCAGCGGGCGCGTGATAGGTGTGGATCATGCGCCCCCACCGCCTCGGCTCCACGCTGATCTCCGCCGTCGCCTCCCTCTGCGTCTGTCTGTCCGCCGGTGCCTCGTCGGCCGCGGCCCTGCCCGGTGCTCCGCCGGTCGCCGCCGAGTCGTCCTCCGCCCTTCCTCGTACGGCTCCCGGCGCCCGGTCGCTCACCGTGGTGACGGATCTGTTCGCCGAGCGGCTGCTCGTCGCGGACAAGGTCGCGGCGGCGAAGTACGGGACGACCACGCCGATCGACGACCCCGTGCGGGAGAAGGCGATCCTGGACGACGTGGCCGCGCGGGCGGTCGGGCTCGGCCTCGACCCGGATACGGTCACCGCCGTGTTCCGGGACCAGATCGAGGCCAACAAGCTGGTGCAGCGCGGCCTTTACGCCCGGTGGGACGCGCACCCCGAGGAACGGCCCACCGAGCGGCCCGATCTGGTGAAGGAGGTGCGGCCGGTGCTCGACCGGATCACCACCCAGTTGCTGAGCGCGCTCCAGGAGACGGAGTCTTCGCGGGCCGGGGCGTCGTGCGCGCCCCGGCTGCGGGTGGCGGCGGTGTGGTCCGCGGTCGACCACCGGCTGGACCGGTTGCACGGGCAGGGGCTGGTGCGGGCGTCGCCCTCGGTCTGCGCGCCGGTGGTGAAGCCCTAACCCATCAGCTCCTCCGCCGACTTGATCGCCTCGGCGAGGGCGTAGAGGTCCTTGTCCTCGCGGTCCCTCGCCAGATCGTCCGCCCGCAGGCCCAGTCGGTGCAGGGAGGGGCGGGCCGGGAGGTCGGGCCGGCGGCCGTCCTCCTGGCGGAGGGAGTCGGCGAAGTAGGCGGCCACGGCCGCCACTCGCAGGCCGTACGGGGAGTCGGTCCACAGGTCGTCGTGCAGGGCCGACGCCTCCAGGCCCGCCGCCTCCTCGTGCGGGGTGCGGGTGGCGGGGTCCAGCCAGCGGACGGTGGCGGTGGCGAGGTGGCCTCCCTCGGCGCCGTCCTTGGTGCGGACGACGTAGAGCGCGGTGACGGTGTGGCCGGGGCCGATCTCGCCGCCGTCGACCCGGTCGTCACGGAAGTCCTCGTCGGCGACCCGCCGGTTGTCGTAGCCGATCAGGCGGAACTCCTCGACCGTGGCCGGGTCGAAGGCGACCTGGGCCTTGGCGTCGCGGGCGGTGAGGTCGACGTGGCGCGGGAGTTCCTCGCAGAAGACCTTCTCGGCCTCCTCCTCGGTGGAGACGTAGGTGGTGTGGCCGTCGCCCCGGTCGGCGAGTTGTTCCATGAGCTCGTCGCCGTAGTCGCTGCCGACGCCGACGCCGAAGAGGGTGATGCCGTGGTCGC is drawn from Streptomyces bottropensis ATCC 25435 and contains these coding sequences:
- a CDS encoding chorismate mutase, which produces MRPHRLGSTLISAVASLCVCLSAGASSAAALPGAPPVAAESSSALPRTAPGARSLTVVTDLFAERLLVADKVAAAKYGTTTPIDDPVREKAILDDVAARAVGLGLDPDTVTAVFRDQIEANKLVQRGLYARWDAHPEERPTERPDLVKEVRPVLDRITTQLLSALQETESSRAGASCAPRLRVAAVWSAVDHRLDRLHGQGLVRASPSVCAPVVKP